A stretch of DNA from Flavobacteriaceae bacterium MAR_2009_75:
GGGTTTTTAAAGTGATTGGCCAGTAAGGGCAAGAGCTGCGATGGAAATATTTCAGGCCTAATGAACGGAAGCATCAGATATTGAAAGGTTCGTTTCCATTCTGCTCCATGTGGTTTTATAGAACGACCATACTTTTCAAATGCCACTAAATGTGCAATTTCATGCACCAATGTTATTAAAAAACGATACTTGTTCAAAGAGGCATTTACTGTTATTTGATGTCTTCCATCGGACATTCTTCGATAGTCTCCGTGACGGGTTACCCGTTCGTTTACAATCTTAAGATGCACACTTGTTTTCTCAATCAAATCGAAACAAGAATCTACGGCCCGTTCTGGCAAATATTTGTTTAATATTTCACGCACTATAACAAAAATACAGGAAGTACATTAATTAATGGTTATACAAACAAAAGGCTTACCAAAAAATCTTTAACTTGTAGGTACAAGGCATTACATCAACAGTTTAATTTTAGTTATGACCTATGGACAATATCAGCAGAAAAGATTTTCTTAATACCATGGGGCTTCTCGGGGCTTCTGCAGTACTCTGGCCACAAACAAGCCTGGCAAATAAAACGCACAGAACACCTTTCGGCAACGGAATCACCATCGGTCAAATCAAGGATAATGATACTGTTTTCTCATACATCAAACGCATTAAAGGTCAACACGACATCACGTTCTACAGACAGATAATTGGTGCTGCAAACGATTTTAAAGAAGGAGACCTTAGCTTGGGTGTAGCCGCCAATGATGAAACTTCACGCTTACGGGCACGGC
This window harbors:
- a CDS encoding SprT-like family protein (manually curated), which translates into the protein MREILNKYLPERAVDSCFDLIEKTSVHLKIVNERVTRHGDYRRMSDGRHQITVNASLNKYRFLITLVHEIAHLVAFEKYGRSIKPHGAEWKRTFQYLMLPFIRPEIFPSQLLPLLANHFKNPKASSSTDARLSIALQQFDVQQSDKSYVFELPLGSVFRLYNGKLFKKGNRRVKRYECVEIATGRMYLFQPNAEVELVES